The following are encoded in a window of Longibacter salinarum genomic DNA:
- a CDS encoding sensor histidine kinase, whose product MRSRFSRFWRRYGLFFGVGLALIVALALTWQLRRVTEATVRTSESQWQERIATEALATIEEDFEQRHSRLVRRARSMARDSTVIRALSAWNVAGERPTRLLRRVSSLRLEERTGVEVRSASGALLAWQGASIPARESIAFSTPSRIVSPRTTIATDSDVRRALAVWWPVEHEGLVIGAVRAVELIQFHPPVQNRYIETFDLESQWRTLTDEAIEITYGDLATARTDTSNRAQHTLKGVSGESLAVVTVRPPSGDRLIEVQTAIFDDLIVLWICLLVFCSVAGCWVAYQAQGRSTENADGDRAALRLLWFFLAAVGWVGLRYVMVDLDVPGRWMEMSSRLAALFDPTHLASTLGWGALQSTGDLLVTAIFAIVSATAFLHLASRTRPETDSLAELAERLSETESDDPRPLRFFLTIAAATGLIMGLVVMLSNVVRRAVLDSTLDYFSRTGVLPEPLVMIVLCSLFLLAVSAVLAGTAVAWMATRVAIEHRPSRWPRGLTIIGITFVVTGVIAGFYVLPVASPAVPIPVVMTFAGIVLVAATLGVLWPHGGVGQLTLRGLLPSVLALTLLLYPMLYMGMDTQRRDRMRGAAMSFEEGRDPRVLYSIEQMLKSSRQELSASFSDRIRTPGGAAAPLQVTTASRESDRPPATTIDSVATRLVQRSLLASLTTYEASLIYVDEAGTPQWRYTASGVRARRTSPRPSDLSAFQRLRSLYRIQSPSGPLVEQLEGMAGDKRTPNLLYAGLIPVEPSADGDEEGPGASGWILVRAEPRSLLPGAGTGVPAVLLPDGSYSDLYAELSLAEFRDGALVRSLGRDFGRARLQAQLRSSLDADSLQWKSESVRGARYLTLYRNASAAPTREGGTQTAEERTIAVRIPSVLAFDHLYYILRLTIAGLFVTFLFYLLGLYGRYQRGLLPAPTVRFRDKVLSAFLAVGVVSMIAVGVVGVQVVTSENERVIQRRLHDHLNRVEETLALEARPGEMMYRVAERIDLDSLAARVGLDLRLYDGAELQGTSRARLVRDRLVDDRLPVDVYRALYDDRYRFATAPSYVGSFRYVVGYQALPGEDGSPRYVLAVPTLAQQERIEEEQARTLAYLFGALLILVVVVMLTALLLANALARPIAQLREGLEAVGEGRFARALPVNTRDEIGDLVRTFNEMREQLRESRRKLAKQERELAWREMARQVAHEIKNPLTPMKLSIQHLRRAYKREHLSDDSTSNDGGFAQMFERITGTLIEQIEALARIANEFSSFARLPTRVPEPLDLNEVIREATRLMREEDNDVDLILDLHHAPLVVEADREELRRIFINLIKNAIQAIPQHREGEIVLSTLPTQGEGDALPSVKCTIEDNGTGIPESLRDKIFQPNFSTKTSGTGLGLAIARKSIEELDGQIDFSTVEGEGTTFRIRLPLSEEAPVEA is encoded by the coding sequence ATGCGCTCTCGTTTTTCCCGGTTCTGGCGACGATATGGCCTCTTCTTCGGTGTTGGCCTGGCGCTCATCGTTGCCCTTGCCTTGACATGGCAACTTCGTCGGGTTACGGAAGCAACCGTACGCACGTCCGAATCGCAGTGGCAAGAGCGAATTGCCACCGAGGCGCTCGCCACGATCGAAGAAGACTTCGAGCAACGGCACAGCCGGCTTGTTCGACGTGCTCGTTCGATGGCGCGAGATTCGACGGTCATTCGGGCATTGTCCGCATGGAACGTCGCCGGTGAACGCCCAACCCGTCTGCTACGCCGGGTGAGTTCGCTTCGTTTAGAGGAGCGCACGGGCGTCGAGGTTCGATCCGCGTCCGGAGCTCTTCTTGCCTGGCAGGGGGCATCGATTCCGGCGCGTGAATCCATCGCGTTCTCGACGCCATCACGGATCGTTTCGCCTCGGACGACGATAGCAACCGACAGTGACGTGCGGCGGGCCCTTGCCGTTTGGTGGCCGGTGGAGCACGAGGGGCTCGTTATAGGTGCCGTTCGTGCGGTCGAGCTCATCCAGTTTCATCCGCCCGTTCAAAACCGATACATTGAGACGTTTGACCTCGAGTCGCAGTGGCGGACACTCACGGACGAAGCGATCGAGATTACGTACGGCGATCTCGCAACAGCCCGGACGGACACGTCGAACCGTGCACAGCACACTCTGAAAGGTGTGAGTGGAGAGTCCCTGGCTGTGGTGACGGTCCGGCCTCCGTCGGGGGATCGCCTCATCGAAGTCCAGACAGCGATTTTCGATGACCTGATTGTGCTGTGGATTTGCCTCCTGGTGTTTTGCTCGGTCGCAGGATGTTGGGTAGCGTATCAGGCACAAGGGAGGTCAACGGAGAACGCAGATGGTGATCGAGCCGCGCTACGTCTTCTGTGGTTTTTCCTGGCTGCAGTCGGATGGGTCGGTTTGCGGTACGTGATGGTTGATTTGGATGTGCCGGGGCGGTGGATGGAAATGTCATCGCGACTGGCGGCGTTGTTCGATCCGACGCATCTAGCCTCTACTCTTGGATGGGGCGCTCTGCAGTCAACCGGCGATCTTCTCGTCACCGCTATCTTCGCGATCGTAAGTGCGACAGCTTTTCTTCACCTCGCATCCCGAACGCGTCCCGAGACCGATTCACTCGCAGAGCTTGCCGAACGTCTCAGCGAAACCGAATCGGATGACCCGCGACCGCTACGTTTCTTTCTGACGATCGCTGCGGCTACCGGTCTGATCATGGGCCTTGTGGTGATGCTCTCGAACGTTGTCCGGCGGGCGGTCCTCGATAGCACACTCGATTATTTCTCGCGGACGGGGGTCCTTCCAGAGCCGCTTGTGATGATCGTGCTCTGCTCGCTTTTTCTGCTCGCCGTATCCGCCGTTCTCGCGGGGACAGCCGTCGCTTGGATGGCGACTCGTGTGGCAATTGAGCATCGGCCCTCGCGTTGGCCCCGTGGGTTGACGATCATCGGCATCACCTTCGTCGTTACGGGCGTAATTGCCGGGTTTTATGTACTTCCGGTTGCCAGTCCGGCCGTGCCGATTCCCGTTGTGATGACATTTGCGGGGATTGTCCTGGTTGCCGCAACGCTGGGAGTTCTCTGGCCGCACGGTGGAGTCGGGCAGCTCACGTTGAGAGGGCTTCTTCCGTCCGTTCTGGCGCTCACGTTGTTGCTGTACCCCATGCTATATATGGGCATGGATACGCAGCGCCGGGATCGGATGCGTGGGGCCGCGATGTCGTTCGAGGAAGGGCGAGATCCCCGTGTTCTGTATTCAATCGAGCAGATGCTCAAATCGTCTCGACAGGAGCTGTCTGCTTCATTCTCGGATCGAATTCGGACGCCCGGTGGTGCCGCCGCGCCTTTGCAGGTAACCACAGCTTCTCGCGAATCCGACCGGCCTCCAGCCACCACGATCGATTCGGTTGCCACTCGGCTCGTGCAGCGGTCCCTGCTTGCGTCTCTTACGACGTACGAGGCGAGTCTGATTTATGTCGATGAGGCCGGGACTCCACAGTGGCGGTATACCGCATCGGGGGTCCGGGCGCGCCGGACATCGCCTCGGCCCAGCGACCTCAGTGCCTTTCAGCGGCTGCGGAGCCTTTATCGCATTCAGTCGCCTTCCGGCCCACTGGTTGAACAGCTTGAGGGTATGGCAGGTGACAAGCGTACGCCTAATCTGCTTTACGCCGGCTTGATTCCGGTCGAGCCTTCAGCAGACGGTGACGAGGAAGGTCCGGGGGCAAGCGGCTGGATCCTCGTTCGAGCCGAACCTAGATCTCTCTTACCGGGGGCTGGAACGGGCGTACCGGCGGTTCTGCTTCCGGACGGATCGTACTCCGATCTCTATGCTGAGCTGTCCCTCGCCGAATTTCGTGACGGCGCTCTGGTTCGCAGCCTTGGACGCGATTTCGGTCGAGCGCGCCTTCAGGCTCAACTCCGGTCATCGCTGGATGCGGACTCGCTTCAGTGGAAGAGCGAATCCGTTCGAGGGGCCCGTTATCTCACCTTATACCGAAACGCATCGGCGGCTCCAACGCGAGAAGGCGGGACGCAGACAGCGGAAGAGCGCACCATTGCCGTTCGGATTCCCTCGGTGCTCGCATTTGATCATCTGTACTACATCTTGCGGCTGACGATCGCCGGGCTGTTCGTCACCTTCTTGTTCTACCTTTTGGGGCTATATGGTCGCTATCAGCGTGGCCTTCTCCCCGCACCGACAGTCCGATTTCGAGACAAGGTTCTCAGCGCGTTTCTCGCCGTGGGCGTCGTGTCGATGATCGCGGTCGGTGTTGTCGGTGTACAGGTTGTGACGAGTGAAAATGAGCGGGTCATTCAACGTCGACTCCATGATCATCTGAATCGGGTCGAGGAGACGCTTGCCCTCGAAGCGCGACCGGGAGAGATGATGTATCGGGTGGCGGAACGGATCGATCTCGACTCTCTCGCGGCCCGGGTTGGACTCGATCTCCGTTTGTACGACGGCGCCGAACTTCAGGGTACCAGTCGTGCCCGATTGGTCCGTGATCGGCTCGTAGATGACCGTCTCCCGGTCGACGTTTATCGAGCGCTGTACGATGATCGCTATCGTTTTGCGACGGCTCCCAGCTATGTCGGAAGCTTCCGGTACGTTGTTGGATATCAGGCGCTTCCGGGAGAGGATGGGTCGCCGCGATACGTGCTGGCGGTGCCGACACTCGCTCAGCAGGAGCGCATCGAAGAGGAGCAGGCCCGAACGCTCGCGTATCTGTTTGGTGCGCTCCTCATCCTGGTCGTGGTGGTGATGTTGACGGCACTATTGCTCGCAAATGCTCTTGCACGCCCGATTGCCCAGCTTCGCGAGGGGCTGGAAGCTGTTGGCGAGGGTCGATTCGCCCGAGCTCTTCCCGTGAACACACGCGACGAGATTGGTGATCTCGTTCGGACGTTCAACGAAATGCGGGAGCAATTGCGAGAGAGCCGGCGGAAGCTAGCCAAGCAGGAACGCGAACTCGCCTGGCGTGAAATGGCGCGGCAGGTAGCACACGAGATCAAAAACCCGCTGACGCCGATGAAATTGTCGATTCAGCACCTTCGACGTGCGTACAAGCGGGAGCATCTATCGGATGATTCGACATCGAACGACGGTGGATTTGCACAGATGTTCGAGCGGATCACTGGGACACTTATCGAGCAGATTGAAGCACTTGCACGCATCGCAAATGAGTTTTCGTCGTTTGCCCGCCTACCAACTCGGGTCCCCGAGCCTCTAGATTTGAATGAGGTCATTCGCGAGGCAACCCGGTTGATGAGGGAAGAAGATAACGATGTAGATCTCATTTTGGACCTACACCATGCCCCTCTGGTCGTTGAGGCCGACCGAGAAGAGTTGCGGCGGATCTTTATCAACTTGATCAAGAATGCCATTCAAGCCATTCCTCAGCACCGCGAAGGGGAAATCGTACTTTCTACGCTACCAACGCAGGGGGAAGGGGACGCATTACCGTCCGTCAAGTGCACGATTGAAGACAATGGGACAGGAATTCCGGAGTCGCTACGAGACAAAATCTTCCAGCCAAACTTCTCAACGAAGACGAGTGGAACCGGGCTCGGGTTGGCGATCGCGCGCAAAAGCATCGAAGAGCTAGACGGCCAGATCGACTTCTCGACGGTTGAAGGTGAAGGGACAACATTCCGGATTCGCCTTCCCCTTTCCGAAGAGGCGCCGGTAGAAGCCTAG
- a CDS encoding GNAT family N-acetyltransferase, which produces MRDSLSLDPVRLYHAGAIQRLASHPKIAETTNIPQPYPKDGAASWIISAMPRQMAGVEYSFAIMREDDDTLVGVTSLMNVGQGEAELGYWIGYPYWGNGYATKANRLVLEFAFESVCLDTIYARPLLRNAASCRVLDKLGFDLVDVVENVFPKWDNTDSLGMYEIEKVYWSSRCNSAESREGFDNVSSAAATMGS; this is translated from the coding sequence GTGCGCGACTCTCTCTCCCTCGACCCTGTTCGATTATACCACGCAGGCGCGATTCAGCGTCTGGCATCTCACCCGAAGATTGCAGAGACAACAAATATCCCCCAGCCGTACCCCAAGGACGGAGCGGCGAGCTGGATTATTTCTGCAATGCCGCGGCAGATGGCGGGGGTTGAGTACTCGTTTGCCATCATGCGCGAAGACGATGATACCCTCGTCGGGGTCACGTCACTGATGAACGTGGGGCAGGGCGAGGCCGAATTGGGATACTGGATCGGATATCCGTACTGGGGAAACGGATATGCAACGAAAGCAAATCGGCTCGTGCTTGAGTTTGCCTTCGAGTCGGTGTGTCTGGATACAATTTACGCCCGACCGCTCCTCCGCAATGCTGCATCCTGCCGCGTGCTGGATAAGCTCGGGTTCGATCTTGTTGACGTCGTCGAGAACGTTTTCCCGAAATGGGACAATACCGACTCGCTCGGAATGTACGAAATCGAAAAAGTGTACTGGTCGTCCCGTTGCAACAGCGCCGAATCCAGGGAGGGATTTGACAACGTGTCATCGGCCGCTGCGACGATGGGGTCTTAG